One genomic window of Bradyrhizobium sp. B124 includes the following:
- the cyoB gene encoding cytochrome o ubiquinol oxidase subunit I → MNPDLIKMIFGRLNLDALPLHEPILVGTFAVVATGGLALFAIVTYFRLWTYLWREWFTTVDHKRIGIMYMILGIVMLLRGFADALMMRLQQAIAFNGSDGYLPAHHYDQVFTAHGVIMIFFVAMPLVTGLMNYVVPLQIGARDVSFPFLNNFSFWMTVGGAVLVMMSLFVGEFARTGWLAYPPLSNIGYSPDVGVDYYIWGLQVAGVGTTLSGINLVCTIVKLRAPGMTMMKMPVFTWTSLCTNVLIVASFPVLTAVLALLSLDRYVGTNFFTNDFGGNPMMYVNLIWIWGHPEVYILVLPAFGIFSEVTATFSGKRLFGYTSMVYATVVITILSYLVWLHHFFTMGSGASVNSFFGITTMIISIPTGAKMFNWLFTMYRGRIRFELPMMWTVAFMLTFVIGGMTGVLLAVPPADFVLHNSLFLIAHFHNVIIGGVLFGLFAGINYWFPKAFGFRLDPFWGKLSFWFWVSGFYFAFMPLYVLGLMGVTRRLRVFDDPSLQIWFVIAAFGAFLILLGIGAMLVQFAVSILRREELKDATGDPWDARTLEWATSSPPPDYNFAFTPVVYDNDAWWDMKRRGYRRPLTGFKPIHMPSNTGTGVILAGLATVMGFGLIWYIWWLAAVSFVALLAVAIGHTFNYHRDFHIPADEVVRTEDARTRVLAAGAQT, encoded by the coding sequence ATGAATCCCGATCTCATCAAGATGATCTTCGGCCGCCTCAATCTGGACGCGCTGCCGCTGCACGAGCCGATCCTGGTCGGCACCTTCGCGGTGGTCGCGACCGGTGGCCTCGCGCTGTTCGCCATCGTCACCTACTTCCGGCTCTGGACCTATCTGTGGCGCGAATGGTTCACCACAGTGGACCACAAGCGCATCGGCATCATGTACATGATCCTCGGCATCGTGATGCTGCTGCGCGGCTTCGCGGACGCGCTGATGATGCGCCTGCAGCAGGCGATCGCCTTCAACGGCTCCGACGGCTACCTCCCGGCCCATCACTACGACCAGGTCTTCACCGCCCACGGCGTGATTATGATCTTCTTCGTGGCGATGCCGCTGGTCACCGGCCTGATGAACTACGTGGTGCCGCTGCAGATCGGCGCCCGCGACGTCTCCTTCCCCTTCCTCAACAATTTCAGCTTCTGGATGACGGTCGGCGGCGCCGTGCTGGTGATGATGTCGCTGTTCGTCGGCGAATTCGCCCGCACCGGCTGGCTCGCCTATCCGCCGCTGTCGAACATCGGCTACAGTCCCGACGTCGGCGTAGATTATTACATATGGGGACTACAGGTCGCCGGCGTCGGCACGACGCTATCGGGCATCAACCTGGTCTGCACCATCGTCAAGCTGCGCGCGCCGGGCATGACGATGATGAAGATGCCGGTGTTCACCTGGACCTCGCTCTGCACCAACGTCCTGATCGTCGCCTCCTTCCCGGTGCTGACCGCGGTGCTGGCGCTGCTGTCGCTCGACCGCTACGTCGGCACCAACTTCTTCACGAACGACTTCGGCGGCAACCCGATGATGTACGTGAACCTGATCTGGATCTGGGGCCATCCCGAGGTCTACATCCTGGTGCTGCCGGCGTTCGGCATCTTCTCGGAGGTGACCGCGACGTTCTCCGGCAAGCGGCTGTTCGGCTACACCTCGATGGTCTACGCCACGGTCGTCATCACCATCCTGTCCTATCTGGTCTGGCTGCATCACTTCTTCACGATGGGCTCCGGCGCCAGCGTCAACTCGTTCTTCGGCATCACCACCATGATCATCTCGATCCCGACGGGCGCGAAGATGTTCAACTGGCTGTTCACGATGTATCGCGGCCGCATCCGCTTCGAGCTGCCGATGATGTGGACGGTGGCGTTCATGCTGACCTTCGTGATCGGCGGCATGACCGGCGTGCTGCTCGCGGTGCCGCCGGCCGATTTCGTGCTGCATAACAGCCTGTTCCTGATCGCGCATTTCCACAACGTGATCATCGGCGGCGTGCTGTTCGGCCTGTTCGCCGGCATCAACTACTGGTTCCCGAAGGCGTTCGGCTTCAGGCTCGATCCGTTCTGGGGCAAGCTGTCGTTCTGGTTCTGGGTCTCGGGTTTCTACTTCGCCTTCATGCCGCTCTATGTGCTCGGCCTGATGGGCGTGACCCGCCGGCTCCGCGTGTTCGACGATCCTAGCTTGCAGATCTGGTTCGTCATCGCGGCCTTCGGCGCCTTCCTGATCCTGCTCGGCATCGGTGCGATGCTGGTGCAGTTCGCAGTCAGCATCCTGCGCCGCGAAGAGCTGAAGGACGCCACCGGCGATCCCTGGGACGCGCGCACGCTGGAATGGGCGACCTCGTCGCCGCCGCCGGATTACAACTTCGCCTTCACGCCGGTGGTTTACGACAACGACGCCTGGTGGGACATGAAGCGCCGCGGCTACAGGCGGCCGCTGACCGGCTTCAAGCCGATCCACATGCCCTCCAACACCGGCACCGGCGTCATCCTCGCTG